A region from the Lolium perenne isolate Kyuss_39 chromosome 4, Kyuss_2.0, whole genome shotgun sequence genome encodes:
- the LOC127326137 gene encoding F-box protein At5g07610, protein MDHSAKSRNPAADLTDDLVVEILSRLPVKSVCRFKCVSWHWRGLITHRAYRKKLPQSLLGFFRGITPRLGAMLTVSDFVSISGAEEQPVSDPSLSFLIGYTTIVPKDCCNGLLFLHCRKVSPSPRYEFDYVVCNPATEKWLILPSSDRKTQVYVSRLGFDPAVSSHFHLFSMLEDVEGYITGVDIYSSRVGAWSHSENGWGDDVALYDKSVFLNGMLHFISLDSTIVAVDREGKSWRTIPLLDTMGAENIWNLNAAFIDQSQGRLHYLNVRERDASTLSVWILENYQSGEWNFKYNISTSRLLGHKGLINGGQYTLIAIHPECSLIFYIMRGGDVLMSYDMDHGEVRPICSLRVKLYGSCPYLPYVPLFTESLANHD, encoded by the coding sequence ATGGACCATTCCGCCAAGAGCCGCAACCCCGCTGCCGATCTCACCGACGACCTTGTCGTTGAGATCCTCTCGAGGCTGCCCGTCAAATCTGTCTGCCGTTTCAAGTGCGTCTCATGGCACTGGCGCGGCCTCATCACCCACCGGGCCTACCGCAAGAAGCTCCCCCAGTCCCTCTTGGGTTTCTTCCGCGGAATCACACCACGGCTCGGCGCCATGTTAACTGTTTCCGATTTTGTCAGCATTTCAGGAGCGGAAGAACAGCCTGTTTCTGATCCGTCACTTTCTTTCCTGATCGGCTACACAACCATTGTACCTAAGGACTGCTGCAACGGCCTACTCTTCCTTCACTGCCGGAAGGTTTCCCCCAGTCCCAGATATGAATTCGATTACGTGGTGTGCAATCCAGCGACCGAGAAATGGCTAATCTTGCCCTCTTCTGACCGGAAGACCCAGGTCTACGTAAGTCGCTTGGGTTTCGATCCAGcagtttcctcccatttccatctgTTCTCAATGCTAGAGGATGTGGAAGGGTACATCACCGGAGTAGATATATACTCGTCAAGAGTGGGAGCTTGGAGTCACAGTGAAAATGGTTGGGGCGATGATGTTGCATTGTATGACAAAAGCGTTTTTCTCAATGGCATGCTGCATTTCATCTCTCTTGATTCAACCATAGTTGCTGTGGACAGGGAGGGCAAGTCATGGAGGACTATTCCTTTGTTGGACACTATGGGTGCTGAAAATATTTGGAATTTGAATGCTGCTTTCATTGATCAGTCTCAGGGTCGGTTGCATTATCTGAATGTTAGGGAAAGAGATGCCTCTACACTCTCAGTCTGGATCCTGGAGAACTACCAGAGCGGTGAATGGAACTTTAAGTACAACATTAGCAcctcccggcttctcggacataagGGTTTGATAAATGGAGGACAATACACTTTGATTGCAATTCACCCAGAATGCAGTTTGATTTTCTATATTATGCGTGGCGGGGATGTGCTAATGTCATATGACATGGATCATGGGGAGGTTCGTCCTATCTGTAGCCTCAGGGTAAAATTATATGGGTCATGTCCATATCTTCCATATGTGCCCTTGTTCACGGAATCATTGGCTAATCATGACTAG